Proteins encoded together in one Pseudomonas sp. Seg1 window:
- the pgaB gene encoding poly-beta-1,6-N-acetyl-D-glucosamine N-deacetylase PgaB — MPFISRFILLLGALLVSACAQQAPAFAPPSERPLAASEKPWPKNHVLGIAYHDVEDRDPDQAVVAVRTERMIEQLAWLRENGYKPVTVDQIMAARRGGPELPAKAILLSFDDGYSSFYTRVLPVLRAYNWHALLAPVGTWIDTPLNQPVDFAGAPRARSDFLTWDQIREISQSGLVEIAAHTDANHKGILANPQGNMQPAAATRRYDPVTKRYESEADFQARIRTDVNNISEKIRKVTGKKPRVWVWPYGTADGTSLTVVGEEGYEMALTLDDGLDALDNLMSSPRFLVASDPDGEHFANSVVGVQSDFAMRVVHVDLDNVYDPDPAQQDINLGKLVQRMADMGANTVFLQAFADPKGDGLVHSLYFPNRHLPVRADIFDRVAWQLRTRAHVKVFAWMPVLSFGLDSKLPRVTRWDPKTGTTSVDPNQYQRLSPFDPEVRRIIGEIYEDVARLTSVDGILYHDDAVLSDFEDASPEALKAYAAQGLPSSIAALREDPAAMQRWTRFKSKYLIDFTNELTAKVRAIRGPQVLTARNIFAEPMLNPHSEEWYAQNLDDFLATYDWTAPMAMPLMEKQTQAESGPWLESLVQTVSKRPGALNRTVFELQARDWTKKDQANIDGAHLADWMGRLKRQGATSFGYYPDNFLDNLPDLKTVRPALSNKWNP; from the coding sequence ATGCCTTTTATTTCGCGTTTCATCCTTCTGCTGGGAGCGCTGCTGGTCAGCGCCTGCGCCCAGCAAGCTCCGGCCTTCGCCCCGCCGTCGGAGCGCCCGCTGGCGGCCAGCGAAAAACCTTGGCCGAAAAATCATGTGCTGGGCATTGCCTATCACGATGTCGAGGATCGCGATCCCGATCAGGCCGTGGTCGCTGTGCGCACCGAGCGCATGATCGAGCAGCTCGCCTGGTTGCGCGAGAACGGCTACAAACCGGTGACGGTCGACCAGATCATGGCGGCGCGCAGGGGTGGCCCGGAGCTGCCGGCGAAAGCCATTCTGCTCAGCTTCGATGATGGTTATTCGAGCTTCTACACTCGCGTGCTGCCGGTGTTGCGCGCCTATAACTGGCACGCACTGCTGGCACCGGTCGGCACCTGGATCGACACGCCACTGAATCAACCGGTGGACTTCGCCGGCGCCCCGCGTGCACGTTCCGACTTTCTCACGTGGGATCAGATACGCGAGATTTCCCAATCCGGACTGGTGGAAATCGCCGCTCACACCGACGCCAACCACAAGGGCATCCTCGCCAACCCGCAGGGCAACATGCAGCCGGCGGCGGCGACCCGGCGCTACGATCCGGTGACCAAACGCTACGAATCCGAGGCTGATTTCCAGGCGCGGATTCGTACCGACGTGAACAACATCTCGGAGAAGATCCGCAAGGTCACCGGTAAAAAACCGCGGGTCTGGGTCTGGCCATACGGCACGGCGGACGGCACTTCGCTGACAGTGGTCGGCGAGGAAGGCTATGAAATGGCCTTGACCCTCGACGACGGTCTCGATGCCCTCGACAACCTGATGAGCAGCCCGCGTTTCCTCGTCGCGTCCGACCCGGACGGCGAGCATTTCGCCAACAGCGTGGTCGGGGTGCAGTCGGATTTCGCCATGCGCGTGGTGCATGTCGATCTGGACAACGTTTACGATCCGGACCCGGCGCAACAGGACATCAACCTGGGCAAACTGGTGCAGCGCATGGCTGACATGGGCGCCAACACGGTGTTCCTGCAAGCCTTCGCCGATCCGAAAGGCGATGGACTAGTGCATTCGCTGTACTTCCCCAACCGTCACCTGCCGGTGCGTGCAGACATCTTTGATCGCGTCGCCTGGCAGTTGCGCACTCGGGCCCACGTCAAAGTCTTTGCGTGGATGCCGGTGCTGAGTTTCGGCCTCGATTCGAAGTTGCCGCGTGTGACCCGTTGGGACCCGAAAACCGGCACCACCTCGGTAGACCCTAATCAGTACCAACGCCTGTCGCCATTCGATCCTGAAGTCAGGCGAATCATCGGTGAAATCTACGAAGACGTGGCGCGCCTGACGTCGGTCGACGGCATCCTCTATCACGACGACGCGGTGCTCTCGGACTTCGAAGACGCCAGCCCTGAAGCCTTGAAAGCCTACGCCGCCCAAGGCTTGCCGAGTTCGATCGCGGCACTGCGCGAAGACCCGGCGGCGATGCAGCGCTGGACGCGCTTCAAGAGCAAATACCTCATCGACTTCACCAACGAGCTGACCGCCAAAGTCCGCGCCATTCGTGGTCCGCAGGTGCTGACCGCGCGCAACATCTTCGCCGAGCCGATGCTCAATCCGCACAGCGAAGAATGGTACGCGCAGAACCTCGACGACTTCCTCGCGACATACGACTGGACGGCGCCGATGGCCATGCCGCTGATGGAAAAACAGACTCAGGCAGAGTCCGGCCCATGGCTGGAATCGCTGGTGCAAACCGTGAGCAAACGCCCCGGGGCACTGAACCGCACCGTGTTCGAATTGCAGGCCCGGGACTGGACGAAAAAGGATCAGGCCAATATCGATGGCGCGCATCTCGCGGACTGGATGGGTCGCCTCAAGCGTCAGGGCGCGACCAGTTTCGGCTACTACCCGGACAACTTCCTCGACAACCTGCCGGACCTGAAAACCGTAAGGCCTGCGCTCTCCAACAAATGGAACCCATGA
- the pgaD gene encoding poly-beta-1,6-N-acetyl-D-glucosamine biosynthesis protein PgaD: MKIIRTRQRPFLVVVDVILTVLAWIGLLFLLVRGLWPLIETHAGGPRIDNSAFEALGTLEIYLWVALVNAVILISWARYQQRKSRSFAQRRLPSPVIDDEGLSKSFKLCDDRFQKLRTPGVMTIHNDQEGDISQVVTHFWPVQQAELPPPLAPIEHPRVIFLHAEDDDNREPLTRL, encoded by the coding sequence ATGAAAATCATCCGGACCCGTCAACGACCATTTCTGGTTGTGGTCGATGTGATTCTCACCGTGCTGGCGTGGATTGGCCTGCTGTTTCTGCTGGTACGCGGGCTCTGGCCGTTGATCGAAACCCATGCCGGCGGACCGCGCATCGACAACTCGGCGTTTGAAGCGCTGGGTACGTTAGAGATTTATCTGTGGGTGGCGTTGGTCAACGCGGTGATCCTGATTTCCTGGGCGCGTTATCAGCAGCGCAAAAGCAGAAGTTTTGCCCAGCGGCGTTTACCTTCGCCGGTGATCGACGACGAAGGATTGAGCAAAAGTTTCAAGCTGTGCGATGACCGCTTTCAGAAACTCCGCACGCCGGGGGTGATGACCATTCACAACGATCAGGAAGGCGACATCAGTCAGGTGGTGACGCATTTCTGGCCGGTGCAGCAGGCAGAGTTGCCGCCACCGTTGGCGCCAATCGAACACCCGCGAGTGATCTTTCTGCACGCCGAGGATGACGACAATCGCGAACCTCTGACCCGGCTTTGA
- a CDS encoding FAD-dependent oxidoreductase: MSLHRVACFADVPEDRGLEVKIGDCKIVLLRAAGELRAFQGECPHAGAPLADGALCNGRLICPWHKAVFRVEDGALCEPPALDSLKRYPLELRGEDIWVDDQPLPDPHTPPADDARTFVIVGAGAAGTACAAALREKGFGGRIVLIDHEPEAGYDRTVLSKFVLAGEMPSKEIPSLRDDDFYREQHINRVSGEVVALDAEGKTVHLKDGRTLHYSAAVLATGGVPNPLPLPGADLPNVFVLRSKAQAEQIINAAQPDQRAVIIGDSFIALECASALRQFGLDVTILARHAVPFAAQFSEAVGKAIRTLHEKNGVKFITEHEATEIIGDGKVEAVLLDNGLRLSADLVLAGIGVHPATEAFASLPREQDLSLRVDGGMRVTEGLWAIGDIATFPLNGQPQRIEHWRLAQQHARIAAANMLGGEEHYLDVPYFWTWHFGKNYDYLGHAEQWDEVEFLGEPEQPPFIGLFGRNGIVVAAVACEKERAMALLAERMKQPLPMEEAWTLIHI, translated from the coding sequence ATGTCCCTGCACCGTGTCGCCTGTTTCGCTGATGTCCCTGAAGACCGTGGTCTGGAAGTGAAAATCGGCGACTGCAAAATTGTTCTGCTGCGCGCCGCCGGCGAATTACGCGCGTTTCAGGGTGAATGCCCACACGCCGGCGCGCCTTTGGCTGACGGTGCGTTGTGCAACGGGCGCCTGATTTGTCCATGGCACAAGGCTGTTTTTCGCGTGGAAGACGGCGCTCTATGCGAACCGCCCGCCCTCGATAGCCTCAAGCGCTACCCACTGGAGCTGCGCGGCGAAGACATCTGGGTGGATGATCAACCGCTGCCGGATCCACACACGCCGCCAGCAGACGATGCGCGCACATTCGTGATTGTCGGCGCCGGAGCGGCGGGCACCGCGTGTGCAGCGGCGCTGCGGGAAAAGGGTTTCGGCGGACGCATTGTGCTGATCGATCACGAACCCGAGGCCGGTTACGACCGCACGGTACTGAGCAAGTTTGTCCTCGCCGGAGAAATGCCCTCCAAAGAAATCCCATCGCTGCGCGATGACGACTTTTACCGCGAACAGCACATCAATCGGGTTTCAGGCGAAGTCGTTGCGCTCGATGCCGAGGGAAAAACCGTTCATTTAAAAGATGGCCGCACACTGCATTACAGCGCCGCCGTGCTGGCGACTGGCGGCGTCCCCAACCCGTTGCCGTTGCCCGGGGCTGACCTGCCAAACGTGTTCGTTCTGCGCTCAAAGGCCCAGGCCGAGCAGATCATCAACGCCGCCCAGCCCGATCAACGCGCAGTGATCATCGGCGACAGCTTCATCGCCCTCGAATGTGCCTCGGCACTGCGTCAGTTTGGCCTCGACGTCACGATACTCGCCCGCCATGCAGTGCCTTTCGCGGCTCAATTCAGCGAAGCCGTGGGCAAGGCGATCCGCACGCTGCATGAAAAAAACGGCGTGAAATTCATTACCGAGCACGAGGCGACAGAGATCATCGGTGACGGCAAAGTCGAGGCGGTGTTGCTGGACAATGGATTGCGCCTTTCAGCCGATCTGGTCCTTGCAGGCATCGGCGTACACCCGGCCACCGAGGCTTTTGCCTCGTTACCCCGGGAGCAAGACCTGTCGTTGCGCGTCGATGGCGGCATGCGCGTGACCGAAGGTCTGTGGGCGATTGGCGACATCGCCACGTTCCCGCTGAACGGCCAGCCCCAACGCATCGAACACTGGCGTCTGGCCCAGCAACACGCACGGATCGCGGCGGCCAATATGCTCGGTGGCGAGGAGCATTACCTCGATGTGCCGTATTTCTGGACCTGGCATTTCGGCAAGAATTACGACTACCTCGGCCATGCCGAACAATGGGATGAAGTGGAATTTCTCGGCGAGCCCGAACAGCCGCCCTTCATCGGTCTGTTCGGTCGTAACGGCATCGTTGTTGCCGCCGTAGCGTGCGAGAAAGAAAGAGCGATGGCGCTGCTGGCTGAACGCATGAAACAGCCTCTGCCAATGGAAGAAGCCTGGACACTGATCCACATCTGA
- the pgaA gene encoding poly-beta-1,6 N-acetyl-D-glucosamine export porin PgaA, producing the protein MPRIDVPVLHRGLRPLFRVALCSQLLWPALAFADTPYDQMVRDARAGQTTPALNVLRQVPPGQSTTGQISDHLQIASWAGLDAEVVQVYETQGRDRVLPVQALTATARAYRNLKRWDQATQVYNKALALEPDNADLQLGLALTQADAGKPDEAVTRAKALVAAKPDDPSRRLALGYALTRDNKPYDALFEYDQAFKRAGSKPEVAREYVVALQKARLPEPALRLANQRPGLIDPVTLRRLEGDLAAERVRLAELATRSEKERYVIADRALADYDKLLATWTPDATAHDDVIRWRIDRMGALKARARTADVITEYQKLQAEGVKIPTYALRWVAASYLDQRQPEIATDLYRQVLAAPDADVGDRLEDTTALYYSLLESDRAEDARKVAEDAAKSQRPRIELKGLPIGNPNDEWMDAQQLAAQAGTYGSDLPHGEERLQTLVDQAPGNIGLRLAQADLYLARNWPRRAEMQLKETESMVPRDMGLEIGQAHTAMELQEWRQMDALTDDVVARYPDNRQVQRLAREREVHDMSELRVEAYGGKANGGGSGNAGAVSGSRDFGIQTTLYSPPIDEDWRVFAGAGYATGDFAEGTGNHRFQRVGLERRTRDMTLEAEVSNHSYGYGDKQGARLAIARDINDNWQYGGSLEYLSAETPLRALNSDIKANGGSGFIRWRANESREWKLSVSPSHFSDGNNRVEALLTGREGVYSAPNVQVDAGLEVGTSHNSKSDDVPYFNPKSDFSVMPLVNVNHVLYHRYETSWSQQFQAGAGTYSQRDHGTGGMALLGYGQRYAWNDVFEVGGLFSVINRPYDGDRETDLRLLVDLTFRF; encoded by the coding sequence ATGCCGCGTATTGATGTTCCCGTATTACATCGTGGTTTACGCCCTTTGTTCCGAGTCGCACTGTGCAGCCAGTTGCTTTGGCCGGCACTGGCGTTTGCCGACACACCCTACGATCAGATGGTGCGGGACGCCCGTGCCGGGCAGACCACGCCTGCGCTGAATGTGCTGCGTCAGGTGCCGCCGGGTCAGTCGACCACCGGACAGATCAGCGATCACCTGCAGATCGCCAGTTGGGCCGGGCTCGACGCCGAAGTGGTGCAGGTCTATGAAACCCAGGGCCGCGACCGCGTCCTGCCGGTTCAGGCGCTGACCGCCACGGCGCGTGCCTACCGCAACCTCAAGCGTTGGGATCAGGCGACTCAGGTCTACAACAAGGCGCTGGCGCTGGAGCCGGACAATGCCGACCTGCAACTGGGCCTGGCCCTGACACAGGCTGACGCCGGCAAACCCGACGAAGCGGTGACCCGCGCCAAAGCGCTGGTAGCGGCCAAACCCGATGATCCGTCGCGCCGTCTCGCATTGGGCTACGCCCTGACCCGCGACAACAAACCCTACGATGCCCTGTTCGAATACGATCAGGCCTTCAAGCGTGCCGGCAGCAAACCGGAAGTCGCCCGCGAATACGTGGTCGCCCTGCAAAAGGCGCGTCTGCCGGAGCCAGCGCTGCGCCTGGCCAATCAACGTCCCGGTCTGATCGATCCGGTGACTCTGCGTCGCCTCGAAGGCGATCTGGCTGCCGAGCGCGTGCGTCTCGCCGAACTGGCCACCCGCAGCGAAAAAGAACGCTACGTCATCGCTGATCGCGCCTTGGCCGACTACGACAAACTGCTCGCCACCTGGACGCCGGATGCCACGGCTCACGACGACGTGATCCGCTGGCGCATCGACCGCATGGGCGCACTCAAGGCCCGGGCGCGCACGGCGGACGTCATCACTGAATATCAAAAGCTGCAAGCCGAAGGCGTGAAGATTCCGACCTATGCCCTGCGTTGGGTCGCGGCGTCGTACCTCGATCAGCGTCAGCCAGAAATCGCCACCGACCTCTATCGCCAAGTGCTGGCGGCGCCGGACGCCGATGTCGGCGATCGCCTCGAAGACACCACGGCGTTGTACTACTCATTGCTGGAAAGCGACCGCGCTGAAGATGCACGCAAAGTCGCCGAGGATGCCGCCAAATCACAGCGCCCACGCATCGAACTCAAGGGCCTGCCGATCGGCAACCCCAACGATGAATGGATGGATGCCCAGCAACTCGCGGCCCAGGCCGGTACCTACGGTTCTGATCTGCCCCACGGTGAGGAGCGCTTGCAAACCCTCGTCGATCAGGCGCCGGGCAACATCGGCCTGCGTCTGGCTCAGGCCGATTTGTACCTGGCCCGCAACTGGCCGCGCCGCGCAGAAATGCAGCTCAAGGAAACCGAGAGCATGGTGCCGCGTGACATGGGCCTGGAAATTGGCCAGGCCCACACGGCCATGGAATTGCAGGAATGGCGGCAAATGGATGCGCTGACCGACGATGTCGTCGCACGTTATCCGGATAACCGCCAAGTGCAGCGTCTGGCCCGCGAGCGCGAAGTGCATGACATGTCCGAACTGCGCGTCGAAGCCTATGGCGGCAAGGCCAATGGCGGCGGCAGTGGCAATGCCGGTGCAGTCAGTGGCAGCCGCGATTTCGGTATCCAGACGACGCTGTACAGCCCTCCGATCGACGAAGACTGGCGCGTATTCGCCGGTGCCGGTTACGCCACTGGCGATTTTGCCGAAGGCACTGGCAACCATCGTTTCCAGCGCGTCGGTCTGGAACGTCGCACCCGCGACATGACCCTCGAAGCCGAAGTCTCCAACCACTCCTACGGCTACGGTGACAAGCAGGGCGCGCGTTTGGCGATCGCCCGCGATATCAACGACAACTGGCAGTACGGCGGCAGCCTCGAATACCTGTCGGCCGAGACGCCGTTGCGCGCGCTCAACAGCGATATCAAGGCCAACGGCGGCAGTGGTTTCATCCGCTGGCGCGCCAACGAAAGCCGCGAGTGGAAACTGTCGGTGAGCCCGTCGCACTTCAGCGACGGCAACAACCGCGTCGAAGCCTTGCTCACCGGTCGCGAGGGCGTTTACAGCGCGCCGAACGTGCAGGTCGATGCGGGTCTGGAAGTCGGCACCAGCCACAACTCCAAATCCGATGACGTGCCGTACTTCAATCCCAAGTCCGACTTCAGCGTGATGCCGCTGGTCAACGTCAATCACGTGCTCTACCACCGCTACGAAACATCCTGGAGCCAGCAGTTCCAGGCCGGCGCGGGGACGTACAGCCAGCGTGATCACGGCACCGGCGGCATGGCGCTGCTCGGCTACGGCCAGCGATATGCCTGGAACGACGTGTTCGAGGTGGGCGGTTTGTTCAGTGTGATCAACCGGCCCTACGACGGTGATCGGGAGACCGATCTGCGTCTGCTCGTCGACCTCACTTTCCGCTTCTAG
- a CDS encoding YbhB/YbcL family Raf kinase inhibitor-like protein translates to MTRLTSLNPWLAAVAVALCVQFPAQAAQERFTLDIPGVSDNRLFTSAAASDAAGCGGKNQSPALSWSAGPAGTLSYAIVMHDPDGQKGLGVDHWIHYGIKATTHQIAAGVGAKSAFEGVGGTNSKGNTHYMGPCPPVGDSAHHYIIQIYALDLAPDALPAGLTRAELMEKIKGHVLRNSSVVRRYHR, encoded by the coding sequence ATGACCCGATTGACCTCTCTCAACCCTTGGCTGGCGGCCGTTGCCGTTGCCCTTTGCGTGCAGTTTCCGGCGCAGGCGGCCCAGGAGCGCTTCACCCTCGACATCCCTGGTGTCTCGGACAATCGCCTGTTCACCTCGGCGGCGGCAAGCGATGCGGCAGGTTGCGGCGGCAAGAACCAGTCGCCGGCCTTGAGTTGGAGCGCCGGGCCTGCCGGCACCCTGAGCTACGCGATCGTCATGCACGACCCGGACGGCCAGAAAGGCCTGGGCGTCGATCACTGGATTCATTACGGCATCAAAGCCACGACTCACCAGATCGCGGCGGGTGTCGGCGCCAAATCCGCATTCGAAGGCGTCGGCGGCACGAACAGCAAGGGCAACACCCATTACATGGGGCCGTGCCCTCCGGTTGGCGACAGCGCTCACCACTACATCATTCAGATTTACGCTCTGGATCTCGCACCGGACGCCTTGCCTGCCGGTCTGACTCGCGCCGAGCTGATGGAAAAAATCAAGGGTCATGTGCTGCGCAACAGCAGCGTAGTGCGGCGTTATCACCGCTGA
- a CDS encoding NADH:ubiquinone oxidoreductase subunit N: MKNPYALGFWCALVALVLLSATYFYGIMLAHQIDKAMVFLDSATALIAVMAIVVVAWASVQVQRVKKRQLEQGKTLVLIWDTKVALRKVETVFDRYFWGSYWQPGRTFAEVMGELTGTPLEKSLEALKKQCLELDKQIADEGWHWLNNARELSDVATAMARERYQLDFCDPRADGPGGAVIDRDFEVLVYTWTARLKSFDHQLDEIEVQYS, from the coding sequence TACGCTCTCGGCTTCTGGTGCGCCCTGGTAGCGCTGGTGCTGCTCTCGGCCACCTATTTCTACGGCATCATGCTGGCCCATCAGATCGACAAGGCGATGGTGTTCCTCGACAGCGCGACGGCGCTGATCGCGGTCATGGCCATCGTCGTGGTGGCGTGGGCCTCGGTTCAGGTGCAGCGCGTCAAGAAAAGACAACTTGAACAGGGCAAAACCCTGGTGCTGATCTGGGACACCAAAGTCGCCCTGCGCAAGGTCGAAACCGTGTTCGACCGGTATTTCTGGGGCAGCTACTGGCAGCCCGGGCGGACCTTCGCCGAAGTCATGGGCGAACTCACCGGCACGCCGCTGGAAAAAAGCCTCGAAGCGCTGAAGAAGCAGTGTCTGGAACTCGACAAACAGATCGCCGACGAGGGCTGGCACTGGTTGAACAATGCCCGTGAATTGTCCGATGTCGCCACGGCCATGGCCCGCGAGCGCTATCAACTGGATTTCTGTGACCCGCGCGCTGATGGACCGGGCGGGGCGGTGATCGATCGGGATTTCGAGGTGCTGGTGTATACCTGGACCGCGCGGCTGAAAAGCTTTGATCATCAACTAGATGAGATCGAGGTTCAGTACTCCTGA
- a CDS encoding YdgA family protein encodes MNKSAGVLLGIVVAIGAISAGGAWYTGTKIEGVLNNAVSNANKELQTAMAGSNGSASLELVSLERHTFTSTAHYRLKGEGEMFGDKPVELLFVDHIEHGPLPFSRLVSLKWLPVMATSNYELEKNPATEKWFAATKGAAPLKGVTSIGYDESTTSTLDLLPFETALDEQSSLKFSGLTMNISASAKAQKVKADGYMDNLKLVTVAEDQAPVQIELNGLTLASNLAKSSYGYYTGENTLVLTNSKTTFGTKQSVLGVKNFEMKNLTEENGSNASGRADYKIGEVSLNDKKIGSANMAVSLKNLDIPSTMSLMQIYQTKLQPYEKAAAEAAAQGLPAPELNLTDAENAQVKADLQKLLAAGPQIALENLSFNTANGESKANLVIDLTKPQSMDLPPDQLGKQLIALLDLNIQVSKPMLVDLLSVQAQLDGQTDAKAIVDQSKEAADMFAGMAVGSQMAVVDGTNVVTKLHYAANQVEFNGQKMTVEQFVGFLMSKFAGVTQVQ; translated from the coding sequence ATGAATAAATCAGCAGGCGTGCTTCTCGGAATTGTTGTTGCCATTGGTGCGATCAGCGCAGGCGGGGCCTGGTACACCGGGACCAAGATCGAAGGCGTACTGAACAACGCCGTCAGCAATGCCAACAAAGAGCTGCAAACCGCCATGGCCGGCTCCAACGGCAGCGCGTCGCTGGAACTGGTGTCGCTGGAGCGTCACACCTTCACCAGCACCGCGCACTATCGCCTCAAGGGCGAAGGCGAAATGTTCGGTGACAAACCGGTCGAACTGCTGTTCGTCGACCACATCGAGCATGGCCCGCTGCCGTTCTCGCGGCTGGTCTCGCTGAAATGGTTGCCGGTCATGGCTACCAGCAACTATGAGCTGGAAAAGAACCCGGCCACCGAGAAGTGGTTTGCCGCCACCAAGGGCGCCGCGCCACTCAAAGGCGTGACCAGCATTGGCTACGACGAATCCACCACCAGCACCCTCGATCTGCTGCCGTTTGAAACCGCGCTGGATGAACAGTCGAGCCTGAAATTCTCCGGCCTGACGATGAACATCTCTGCTAGCGCCAAAGCGCAGAAGGTCAAGGCTGACGGTTACATGGACAACCTGAAGCTGGTGACCGTGGCCGAAGATCAGGCGCCGGTACAGATCGAACTCAACGGTCTGACGCTGGCCAGCAATCTCGCCAAGAGCAGCTACGGCTACTACACCGGCGAAAACACGCTGGTGCTGACCAACAGCAAAACCACCTTCGGCACCAAGCAATCGGTGCTTGGCGTGAAGAACTTCGAAATGAAGAACCTCACCGAAGAAAACGGCAGCAATGCTTCCGGTCGTGCTGACTACAAAATTGGCGAAGTCAGCCTCAACGACAAGAAAATCGGTTCGGCAAACATGGCCGTGAGCCTGAAGAACCTCGACATCCCGTCGACGATGTCGCTGATGCAGATCTACCAGACCAAATTGCAGCCGTATGAAAAGGCTGCCGCTGAAGCCGCCGCTCAAGGTTTGCCAGCACCCGAGCTGAACCTGACCGACGCGGAAAATGCCCAGGTCAAAGCCGATCTGCAAAAACTCCTCGCGGCCGGCCCGCAGATTGCCCTGGAAAACCTCTCGTTCAACACCGCCAACGGTGAGAGCAAGGCCAATCTGGTCATTGACCTGACCAAGCCGCAATCGATGGACTTGCCGCCGGATCAACTGGGCAAGCAACTGATCGCGCTGCTTGACCTGAATATCCAGGTGTCCAAGCCAATGCTGGTTGATCTGCTCAGCGTGCAGGCGCAACTGGATGGTCAGACCGACGCCAAAGCCATTGTCGACCAATCCAAAGAAGCGGCCGACATGTTCGCGGGCATGGCCGTTGGATCGCAAATGGCGGTCGTGGACGGCACCAACGTCGTGACCAAGCTGCATTACGCCGCCAATCAGGTGGAATTCAACGGCCAGAAAATGACCGTTGAGCAGTTCGTCGGTTTCCTGATGAGCAAGTTCGCAGGCGTCACGCAAGTGCAGTAA
- the pgaC gene encoding poly-beta-1,6-N-acetyl-D-glucosamine synthase → MLDRLLALLVLAIVLGVPLGLIFLITGQFLMDFVFFYPLFMSGLWIAGGLYFWLHWERHWPWKDDTLPPPLEGEPLISILIPCYNEGDNAADTIHAALAQHYPNIEVIAINDGSKDNTAEVLDRLAQEDPRLRVLHLAENQGKAVALRMGAIAARSEYLVCIDGDALLAPNTAAYLVAPMLDNARLGAVTGNPRIRTRSTLVGRVQVGEFSSIIGLIKRTQRVFGRIFTVSGVIVAFRRTALNRVGYWSPDMITEDIDISWKLQLDHWSIFYEPRALCWILMPETLGGLWKQRLRWAQGGAEVLFKNIRGIWQYRHRYLWPLLFEYCLSTGWAFTFLLSVIFWGVGKFLVMPEAIAVDHLMPPAFTGLLLAFVCLVQFAVSIIIDRRYEPGLGRTMFWVVWYPLVFWLISLLTTLVSFPKVLFGQHQKRARWVSPDRGIKPVGDDEEEVIK, encoded by the coding sequence ATGCTGGATAGACTGTTAGCCCTGCTTGTTCTGGCGATTGTCCTCGGCGTTCCGCTGGGTCTGATCTTCCTGATCACCGGGCAGTTCCTGATGGACTTCGTGTTCTTCTACCCGTTGTTCATGTCCGGGTTGTGGATTGCCGGTGGCCTGTATTTCTGGCTGCACTGGGAGCGCCACTGGCCGTGGAAGGACGACACGCTGCCGCCACCACTGGAAGGCGAGCCGCTGATCTCGATTCTGATCCCTTGCTACAACGAAGGTGACAACGCCGCCGATACCATTCACGCGGCGCTGGCCCAGCATTATCCGAACATCGAAGTCATCGCGATCAACGACGGTTCCAAAGACAACACCGCCGAAGTGCTCGATCGGTTGGCCCAGGAAGATCCGCGCCTGCGCGTGCTGCATCTGGCGGAAAACCAGGGCAAGGCGGTCGCCCTGCGCATGGGCGCTATCGCCGCGCGCAGTGAGTATCTGGTGTGCATCGACGGCGATGCGCTACTGGCGCCGAACACGGCGGCCTATCTGGTGGCGCCAATGCTCGACAACGCGCGTTTGGGTGCGGTGACCGGCAACCCCCGAATTCGCACGCGTTCAACGCTGGTCGGGCGGGTGCAGGTCGGTGAGTTCTCGTCGATCATCGGTCTGATCAAACGTACGCAGCGGGTGTTCGGGCGGATCTTCACCGTCTCCGGCGTGATTGTCGCGTTCCGCCGCACCGCGCTGAACCGGGTCGGCTACTGGAGCCCGGACATGATCACTGAAGACATCGACATCAGCTGGAAGCTGCAACTCGATCACTGGAGCATCTTCTACGAGCCGCGTGCGCTGTGCTGGATTCTCATGCCGGAAACCCTCGGCGGGCTGTGGAAGCAGCGCTTGCGCTGGGCACAGGGTGGTGCCGAAGTGCTGTTCAAGAACATTCGCGGCATCTGGCAGTACCGCCATCGTTATCTGTGGCCACTGCTGTTCGAATACTGCCTGTCGACCGGTTGGGCGTTTACCTTCCTGCTGTCGGTGATTTTCTGGGGTGTCGGCAAGTTCTTGGTCATGCCGGAAGCCATCGCAGTGGATCACCTGATGCCACCGGCGTTTACCGGGCTGCTGCTGGCCTTCGTCTGCCTGGTGCAGTTCGCCGTCAGCATCATTATTGACCGTCGCTACGAACCGGGTCTGGGCAGGACCATGTTCTGGGTGGTCTGGTATCCGTTGGTGTTCTGGCTGATCAGCCTGCTGACCACGCTGGTCAGTTTTCCCAAAGTGCTGTTCGGCCAGCATCAGAAACGTGCGCGTTGGGTCAGCCCTGATCGGGGGATCAAGCCGGTCGGGGACGACGAAGAGGAGGTCATCAAATGA